From the genome of Helicoverpa zea isolate HzStark_Cry1AcR chromosome 1, ilHelZeax1.1, whole genome shotgun sequence, one region includes:
- the LOC124635379 gene encoding trypsin, alkaline C-like has product MRAVAALALCIAVVAALPSDPQRIVGGSVTTISQYPTMAACLFSNNFVNYFQSCGGTILNNRSILTAAHCTIGHTANRWRFRVGSTFANSGGVVHNVQQIINHPNYNQAKFFDLDFAILRSATAISFNNNVRAVSIAGANYNLGDNQVVWAAGWGLTSEGGSPSEQLRHVQIFSVNQATCRNRYGTVGITITDNMLCSGVLDVGGRDQCTQDSGGPLYHNGIQVGVCSFGTGCARPRFPGVNARVSRASAWIASNA; this is encoded by the exons ATGAGAGCAGTAGCTGCATTAGCTCTTTGCATCGCGGTGGTGGCAG CTCTGCCATCGGACCCCCAAAGAATAGTTGGTGGGTCGGTAACTACTATTAGCCAATACCCAACGATGGCTGCTTGTCTGTTCTCAAATAATTTTGTCAACTACTTCCAGTCTTGTGGTGGTACTATCCTCAACAATAGGTCTATCCTAACTGCTGCTCACTGCACcat TGGTCATACCGCTAACAGATGGCGCTTCCGTGTAGGCTCGACCTTTGCTAATAGCGGAGGTGTTGTCCACAATGTTCAACAAATCATCAACCACCCCAACTATAACCAGGCCAAATTTTTTGATTTGGACTTCGCTATCTTGCGTTCCGCCACTGCTATCTCATTCAACAACAATGTGAGGGCAGTCTCCATTGCCGGCGCTAATTACAATTTGGGCGATAACCAGGTTGTCTGGGCTGCTGGATGGGGTCTGACTTCT GAGGGTGGTTCTCCGTCCGAGCAACTGCGCCACGTCCAGATCTTTTCCGTCAATCAAGCGACCTGCAGAAACCGTTATGGAACTGTTGGCATAACTATCACTGACAACATGTTGTGCTCTGGTGTTCTTGACGTTGGTGGTCGCGACCAGTGCACTCAAGACTCCGGTGGTCCTCTCTATCATAATGGCATCCAGGTCGGTGTCTGCTCGTTTGGTACTGGATGCGCCAGGCCACGGTTCCCTGGTGTTAACGCTCGCGTTTCACGTGCATCTGCTTGGATTGCCAGCAACGCGTAA
- the LOC124635369 gene encoding trypsin, alkaline C-like: MRVLAVLALCVAVVAAVPASFERIVGGSLTTIDQYPSIVALLYGRNLINYGQACGGNILNNRSILTAAHCTANDTPQMWRFRVGSSFASSGGIVHNVRQIIEHPTYNVAARLDNDFAILRSASAIIYNDNVKPIAIAGANYHLADNQPVWAAGWGKTHEFTILGPSSEQLRHVQIYTINQEECRSRYGSAAITDNMVCSGVLDVGRRDQCGGDSGGPLYHNGVLVGVCSFGRGCARRRFPGVNARVSSASAWIVNNA; the protein is encoded by the exons ATGCGAGTTCTTGCTGTATTGGCCCTTTGTGTTGCTGTGGTGGCAG ccgTGCCTGCCAGCTTCGAACGGATAGTGGGTGGTTCTTTAACGACAATAGACCAGTACCCCTCGATCGTAGCTTTACTCTATGGAAGGAACTTGATCAACTATGGTCAAGCTTGTGGTGGAAATATACTTAACAATAGGTCCATCCTAACTGCTGCTCACTGCACAGC TAACGATACCCCTCAGATGTGGCGCTTCCGAGTAGGCTCCTCCTTCGCCAGTAGCGGTGGTATTGTGCACAATGTTCGGCAAATCATCGAGCATCCCACCTACAACGTTGCAGCTCGATTGGATAATGACTTCGCAATCTTGCGCTCCGCCTCAGCCATCATCTACAATGACAACGTTAAGCCTATTGCCATCGCTGGTGCTAATTACCATCTCGCTGATAACCAGCCTGTCTGGGCTGCTGGATGGGGAAAAACCCAC GAATTCACTATTCTCGGTCCTTCTTCTGAGCAACTGCGTCACGTCCAGATCTACACCATCAACCAAGAAGAGTGCAGGAGTCGTTATGGCAGTGCAGCTATCACTGACAACATGGTGTGCTCTGGTGTGCTGGACGTGGGTCGTCGTGACCAGTGCGGAGGTGACTCCGGCGGTCCTCTCTACCACAATGGAGTCCTTGTCGGTGTCTGCTCCTTTGGCAGAGGTTGCGCTAGAAGGAGGTTCCCTGGTGTCAACGCTCGAGTTTCCAGTGCTTCTGCTTGGATTGTTAACAACGCTTAA
- the LOC124635477 gene encoding trypsin CFT-1-like, translated as MHFFGLLALCIAAVSAVPANPQRIVGGSLATINQYPSIAALLYSSNWITYSQSCGGTILNNRAILTAAHCTNGDAAGRWRIRLGSTWANSGGIVHNVTQNIVHPSYNSRTMNNDIAVLRSTTLFTFNNNVRAASIASANYNLADNQAVWAAGWGTTFSGATTGSEQLRHVQLVTINQNTCRNNYATRGYTITDNMLCSGWIGGGRDQCQGDSGGPLYHNGIVVGVCSFGIGCAEAQFPGVNARVSRYTAWISSIA; from the exons ATGCATTTCTTCGGTCTACTAGCCCTCTGCATCGCGGCTGTCTCAG CCGTTCCCGCAAATCCCCAGAGGATTGTCGGTGGTTCTCTCGCCACCATTAACCAGTACCCCTCGATCGCTGCACTCCTATACTCATCAAACTGGATCACTTACTCGCAGTCTTGCGGGGGCACCATCCTCAATAACAGGGCTATCCTAACCGCTGCTCATTGTACCAA TGGAGACGCTGCTGGCAGATGGCGTATTCGTCTTGGATCCACTTGGGCTAACAGTGGTGGCATAGTTCACAACGTTACTCAGAACATTGTTCACCCCTCATACAACTCAAGGACCATGAACAATGACATCGCTGTATTGCGGTCTACCACTTTGTTTACGTTCAACAATAATGTTCGCGCTGCTTCTATCGCAAGCGCAAACTACAATCTCGCTGATAACCAGGCTGTTTGGGCTGCTGGATGGGGCACAACTTTC TCAGGTGCAACTACCGGCTCCGAGCAGCTCCGTCACGTTCAGCTCGTGACTATCAACCAGAACACTTGCAGAAACAACTACGCTACCCGTGGTTATACCATCACGGACAACATGTTGTGCTCTGGCTGGATCGGAGGTGGTCGTGACCAGTGCCAGGGAGACTCCGGCGGTCCTCTCTACCACAACGGCATCGTTGTTGGTGTCTGCTCCTTCGGTATTGGCTGCGCTGAGGCTCAGTTCCCCGGGGTCAATGCTCGCGTATCACGCTACACCGCTTGGATCTCATCTATTGcttaa
- the LOC124635488 gene encoding trypsin, alkaline C-like produces MRVIAVLALCVAAVAASPSGTQRIVGGSLAPFGQYPGIVALLTTFNQVTYFQSCGGNILNNRSILTAAHCVGNRSPAMFRFRAGSIFANSGGVVYSVQQIINHPNYNQAAFLDYDFAIMRSASTIVFNNHVNPVRLAGANYNLADNQVVWAAGWGLTEQGGFSSEQLRHVQVYTINQEICRNRYAGRYVITENMLCSGVLDVGGRDQCQQDSGGPLYHNGVLVGVCSFGTGCAQAQFPGVNARVSRASAWIVSNA; encoded by the exons ATGCGAGTTATTGCTGTATTGGCCCTTTGTGTAGCTGCGGTGGCAG CTTCGCCATCTGGTACCCAGAGGATCGTGGGAGGCTCTTTAGCTCCTTTTGGCCAGTATCCTGGGATCGTGGCCCTTCTCACCACATTCAACCAGGTCACTTATTTCCAATCTTGCGGTGGGAATATCCTTAACAACAGGTCAATTCTAACTGCTGCTCACTGCGTCGG aaatcggTCTCCAGCTATGTTCCGCTTCCGTGCGGGCTCAATCTTTGCCAATAGTGGTGGTGTTGTCTACAGTGTTCAACAAATCATCAACCACCCCAACTATAACCAGGCCGCCTTTTTAGATTATGACTTTGCCATCATGCGCTCTGCCTCAACTATTGTTTTCAACAACCATGTGAACCCTGTTCGCCTCGCAGGCGCTAATTATAATTTGGCTGACAACCAAGTTGTCTGGGCTGCCGGCTGGGGTTTGACTGAA CAGGGTGGCTTCTCATCAGAGCAACTACGCCACGTCCAAGTCTACACTATCAACCAAGAAATCTGCAGAAACCGTTACGCCGGCAGATATGTTATCACTGAGAACATGTTGTGCTCCGGCGTGTTGGACGTCGGTGGCCGTGACCAGTGCCAACAAGACTCCGGCGGTCCTCTCTATCACAATGGAGTCCTTGTTGGTGTCTGCTCCTTCGGCACAGGATGCGCTCAGGCTCAGTTCCCCGGTGTCAATGCACGTGTGTCTCGTGCGTCTGCTTGGATTGTCAGCAACGCTTAA